One window from the genome of Dolosigranulum savutiense encodes:
- a CDS encoding ATP-grasp domain-containing protein, with product MSNYLSPRSSVGIIGTNEQAYQLALAAKKLGYRVNVLGTSMYSLVQAEADQYFIVESMQDQRAFKKLAQVSDVVLYTNENFPNQFIKLMSQFAHVPQSEDVHFFTTDRSVQSVMLEGSGLDLYPYSLAVTIEDVREALISFDRPCTIRTALSVPHKPAIELASEADLDTAEALLAYGPCIVEPIQEQVRRIVITSIKDDAGEFMHFPISAISIDDETKGFVSAPAQLEEATAQLMEQATEGIGQMNDFVGLFSVEYALTEDDTFYIKAVTNYPHQALDHTLKSHTFSTYEAMIRLAVGLPLNPFSQPLANLIYWRFNEKQLHMVEEKLQTNTSTDVVFYPNYLDERNDLYDAVGHVFMHQSAKVSPSKQDQHDEQASTDQSEE from the coding sequence ATGAGCAATTATTTAAGTCCTAGAAGTAGTGTTGGTATTATTGGGACAAATGAACAAGCCTATCAATTAGCTCTAGCTGCTAAGAAGTTGGGTTATCGGGTCAATGTCTTAGGGACGTCTATGTATAGTTTAGTACAAGCGGAAGCGGATCAATATTTCATCGTGGAATCGATGCAGGATCAACGTGCATTCAAGAAGTTAGCCCAAGTAAGCGACGTTGTATTATACACGAATGAAAATTTTCCTAACCAGTTTATTAAATTGATGAGTCAGTTCGCCCATGTCCCTCAGAGTGAGGATGTGCATTTCTTCACAACAGATCGTTCAGTTCAGAGTGTGATGTTAGAAGGAAGCGGTCTAGACTTATATCCGTATAGTTTAGCGGTCACTATTGAAGATGTGCGAGAGGCATTGATTAGTTTTGATCGTCCGTGTACGATTCGAACGGCATTAAGTGTTCCTCACAAGCCGGCGATCGAGCTAGCATCTGAAGCAGATTTAGACACAGCTGAAGCATTACTCGCGTATGGTCCGTGTATTGTGGAACCGATCCAAGAACAGGTGCGCCGAATTGTTATTACATCGATTAAAGATGATGCGGGTGAATTTATGCACTTCCCTATTAGCGCGATCAGTATCGATGATGAAACTAAAGGATTTGTCAGTGCGCCTGCACAATTAGAGGAAGCTACAGCGCAATTGATGGAGCAAGCAACTGAAGGAATCGGTCAGATGAATGATTTTGTTGGTTTATTTTCGGTTGAATATGCCTTGACAGAAGACGACACCTTCTATATCAAAGCGGTTACTAATTATCCGCATCAAGCATTGGACCATACGCTTAAGTCACATACATTCTCGACGTATGAAGCGATGATTCGTCTGGCAGTTGGTTTGCCTTTGAACCCATTCAGTCAACCTTTGGCTAATCTGATTTACTGGCGCTTCAATGAGAAGCAACTCCATATGGTAGAAGAGAAACTGCAGACCAATACTAGTACAGATGTTGTTTTTTATCCGAATTATCTTGATGAAAGAAACGATCTCTATGATGCAGTTGGACATGTCTTTATGCATCAGTCGGCTAAGGTGTCACCATCAAAGCAGGACCAACATGATGAACAAGCAAGTACAGATCAATCTGAAGAATAA
- a CDS encoding GntR family transcriptional regulator — protein sequence MVRNKRLENKAYNYIEQKIKAKEWRPKEHLKEMELAQELNMSRTPIRNALKRLEQERVIRIEPYKGAVILEPKVDKEAFQERTQFLELIITYHFQKLELREQDYQNDELDVMLEKLEQLITKKDAEQTFEDYEIDVWLVILKYCENNYMRNSIVTALREIFPSRGHIHNILVSSRQEKVSHYQKMIDFLKAGNYPYARREVRILINKLNMNVLQGVS from the coding sequence ATGGTCAGGAACAAAAGATTAGAGAACAAAGCGTACAACTATATTGAACAAAAAATTAAAGCCAAAGAATGGCGTCCTAAAGAGCACCTAAAGGAAATGGAATTAGCACAAGAGCTTAATATGAGTCGAACGCCGATCCGGAATGCCTTGAAGCGGTTGGAGCAGGAACGGGTGATTCGGATTGAGCCTTATAAGGGTGCGGTTATTTTGGAGCCTAAGGTGGATAAAGAAGCTTTTCAAGAGCGAACGCAATTTTTGGAATTAATTATTACGTATCACTTCCAGAAGTTGGAGTTGCGGGAGCAAGATTATCAGAATGACGAACTTGATGTGATGCTGGAAAAACTGGAGCAATTGATCACAAAAAAGGATGCAGAACAAACGTTTGAAGACTATGAGATTGATGTCTGGCTGGTCATCTTAAAGTATTGTGAGAATAATTATATGCGGAATTCTATCGTGACCGCTTTGCGTGAGATTTTTCCGAGTCGCGGACATATTCATAATATATTAGTGAGTTCACGTCAGGAGAAGGTTAGTCATTATCAGAAGATGATTGATTTCTTGAAGGCGGGGAATTATCCGTATGCACGGCGGGAAGTTCGTATTTTAATTAACAAGTTAAATATGAATGTCCTGCAAGGTGTATCGTAA
- the pcrA gene encoding DNA helicase PcrA, which produces MMSLVLKRDIISGMNPKQKEAVLHTEGPLLIMAGAGSGKTRAVTHRIAYLIQEKGVNPYNILAITFTNKAASEMKERVQSLVEDGGSEVWISTFHSLCVRILRREADHIGYQRAFTIADTSERKTLMKRILKELNLDSKQFSPKAILASISQAKNELIDEKLYAEQASDYWTETVAECYQMYQRELRQAEIMDFDDLIMQTVRLFKEHRDVLGHYQTRFQYIHVDEYQDTNHAQYALVQLLADRLKNICVVGDADQSIYGWRGADMENILNFEKDYPEARTILLDQNYRSTKRILQAANDVIVNNLNRREKNLWTDNPEGEKITIYSADTEREEARFVASTIKEKMAENSQLSYHDFAVLYRTNAMSRVVEETFVQSNMPYNIVGGTGYYDRKEIRDLIAYLTLIVNPADMMSFNRIVNEPKRGIGQATLDKLALAAEEMGWSLYETALNAMHTNLSARASGNLEAFARMIAVLRQLADDVSITELVEAVLDKTGYIEQLEQERSLEADARIENLKEFYSVTKQFDESDREDKSLLAFLTDLSLLSPVDEVPIDESEVTLMTMHAAKGLEFSYVFIVGMEESIFPLSRAEDGDELEEERRLAYVGITRAEQALYLTHARARQLYGQTRRNPKSRFLGEINEAIVESNQLDSSGPTAIKQKRQSFFSPSKAHQKRRKIHRSSSANTVNWRVGDKVKHQKWQVGTIVKISGEGNNQELDIAFPGLGIKTLLASFAPIEKV; this is translated from the coding sequence ATGATGAGCTTGGTTCTGAAACGTGACATTATTAGCGGTATGAATCCGAAGCAAAAAGAAGCCGTCTTACATACTGAAGGGCCACTGCTGATTATGGCAGGTGCTGGATCAGGAAAAACGCGAGCGGTCACGCACCGAATTGCTTACTTAATCCAAGAAAAAGGGGTTAATCCATATAATATTTTGGCGATTACCTTTACGAATAAAGCAGCATCAGAGATGAAGGAACGGGTACAATCACTCGTGGAAGATGGCGGGAGCGAGGTTTGGATTTCGACCTTCCACTCATTATGTGTGCGTATTTTACGCCGGGAAGCGGATCATATCGGTTATCAACGGGCCTTCACGATTGCCGATACAAGCGAACGCAAAACATTGATGAAGCGGATTTTGAAAGAATTAAACTTAGATAGTAAGCAGTTTTCGCCGAAAGCGATCTTAGCCAGCATTAGTCAGGCGAAGAATGAATTGATCGATGAGAAGCTGTATGCGGAGCAAGCGTCTGATTATTGGACAGAGACGGTAGCCGAGTGTTACCAGATGTACCAACGCGAGCTACGTCAGGCAGAAATTATGGACTTCGATGACTTGATTATGCAAACGGTACGCTTATTCAAGGAACATAGAGATGTCTTGGGTCACTATCAGACCCGGTTTCAGTATATTCATGTTGATGAATATCAGGATACGAACCATGCGCAGTATGCGTTAGTTCAGTTGCTTGCTGATCGCCTGAAAAATATTTGTGTAGTGGGTGATGCTGACCAGAGTATTTATGGTTGGCGTGGCGCAGATATGGAAAATATTTTAAACTTCGAAAAAGATTATCCCGAAGCGAGAACAATTTTGTTGGATCAAAATTATCGCTCAACCAAACGAATTCTTCAAGCAGCCAATGATGTTATTGTGAACAACTTAAATCGTCGTGAGAAAAATCTTTGGACAGACAATCCAGAAGGGGAAAAAATTACGATTTATAGTGCGGATACTGAACGGGAAGAAGCGCGGTTTGTTGCTTCAACGATAAAAGAGAAAATGGCGGAAAATAGCCAGTTGAGTTATCATGATTTTGCGGTACTGTACCGAACAAACGCAATGAGTCGTGTGGTTGAGGAGACATTCGTTCAATCTAATATGCCTTATAATATCGTTGGTGGAACAGGTTATTACGATCGAAAAGAAATTAGAGATTTAATTGCTTATTTAACTTTAATTGTGAACCCAGCTGATATGATGAGTTTTAATCGGATTGTGAATGAGCCGAAACGTGGTATTGGGCAAGCAACGCTCGATAAACTTGCTTTAGCAGCGGAAGAGATGGGCTGGAGCCTGTATGAAACAGCGCTGAATGCGATGCATACCAATCTTTCCGCGCGAGCAAGTGGTAATTTAGAAGCTTTTGCGCGAATGATTGCGGTGTTGCGTCAATTAGCCGATGACGTGTCGATCACAGAATTAGTGGAAGCTGTATTGGATAAGACGGGCTATATCGAGCAGTTAGAACAAGAGCGATCACTAGAGGCAGACGCCCGCATTGAGAACTTAAAAGAGTTCTATTCAGTGACGAAGCAATTCGATGAATCAGACCGTGAAGACAAGAGTTTACTCGCCTTCTTAACGGATTTATCCTTATTGAGTCCAGTTGATGAAGTGCCGATTGATGAGAGTGAAGTGACCTTGATGACGATGCATGCGGCAAAGGGGCTAGAGTTTTCGTATGTCTTCATTGTTGGGATGGAAGAGAGTATCTTCCCATTGTCCCGGGCAGAAGACGGGGATGAACTAGAAGAAGAACGACGCTTAGCTTATGTGGGGATTACGCGAGCAGAACAGGCTTTGTACTTAACGCATGCACGAGCTCGTCAGCTCTATGGTCAAACAAGACGTAATCCGAAGTCGCGCTTCTTAGGTGAGATCAATGAAGCTATTGTTGAGAGCAATCAGCTTGATTCAAGCGGTCCGACTGCTATTAAGCAAAAACGTCAAAGCTTTTTTAGTCCGTCTAAAGCTCATCAGAAGCGTAGAAAAATACACCGCTCATCGTCGGCGAATACGGTTAATTGGCGTGTTGGCGATAAAGTGAAGCATCAGAAATGGCAAGTGGGTACGATTGTGAAGATTAGTGGTGAGGGGAATAACCAAGAATTAGATATTGCCTTCCCTGGTCTAGGCATTAAGACCTTACTCGCCTCATTTGCCCCGATCGAGAAAGTATAA
- the ligA gene encoding NAD-dependent DNA ligase LigA, with amino-acid sequence MSDLSMQEAKDRLDELIPEIRHHSHQYYVEDNPSITDEAYDQLYRELVTIESEFPELIAPDSPTQRIGGDVLEGFEKVTHDSPMLSLGNAFNKAELEAFAARVKKEVGDQVHYHCELKIDGLAVSLKYENGRLTQAATRGDGRIGEDITANVRAIRPIPLKLKTPVTIEARGEIYMPKESFLSLNQAREEEGKNLFANPRNAAAGTLRNLDPKVTARRQLNIFLYSLNQYEEQPVSTQAEALQFIDEIGLRTNKERQVFSEMSDVWDYIQYYQTHRSDLPYEIDGIVIKVNQFSQQEAMGYTVKAPKWAIAFKFPAEEAFTTLREIEWTVGRTGVVTPTAIMDPVQLAGTTVSRASLHNVDLIKAKDVRLEDRVVVRKAGDIIPEVVRVDEEARGADSTPYEIPTQCPVCQSELVHLDDEVALRCINPSCIAQQKERAIHFVSRNAMNIDGLGPQLISQLFEAALIQDTADLYTLKREELIALDRIGEKSADNLLHAIEQSKDNSLERLLFGLGIRFVGSKAATLLAEHFQQMDTVMTATAAEITAIDGLGDVIAQSVVEFFQLEETHHLIDKYKQAQVKMIYEGTNAAEEAGIGTENDFFKDKTVVITGKLEQFKRSELKAILSDLGAKVVGSVSGNTDLLIAGEAAGSKLDKAQALDVEVWDEERLIERLR; translated from the coding sequence ATGTCAGATTTATCTATGCAGGAGGCAAAAGATAGATTAGATGAACTTATTCCTGAGATTCGTCATCACAGTCATCAATATTATGTGGAAGATAATCCAAGTATTACGGATGAAGCTTATGATCAGTTGTATCGGGAATTAGTGACGATTGAGTCTGAGTTTCCTGAATTGATTGCACCAGACTCACCTACCCAACGTATCGGTGGTGATGTGCTTGAGGGATTCGAAAAAGTCACTCATGACTCACCAATGTTAAGCTTAGGGAATGCTTTTAATAAAGCAGAATTAGAAGCCTTTGCTGCGCGGGTTAAGAAAGAAGTGGGCGACCAAGTTCATTATCATTGCGAGTTGAAAATTGACGGACTTGCGGTGTCTTTAAAATATGAAAATGGGCGCTTAACTCAAGCTGCCACGCGAGGGGATGGGAGAATTGGCGAAGATATTACGGCTAATGTACGTGCAATTCGGCCGATTCCATTGAAGTTAAAAACACCGGTGACGATTGAAGCACGTGGTGAGATCTATATGCCAAAAGAGAGCTTTCTCAGCTTGAATCAAGCGCGAGAAGAGGAAGGAAAGAATTTATTCGCTAATCCACGAAATGCAGCAGCGGGCACGCTGCGAAACCTTGATCCAAAAGTAACAGCGAGACGGCAGCTCAATATTTTTCTTTATTCATTGAATCAATATGAGGAACAACCGGTGTCTACCCAGGCAGAAGCCTTGCAATTCATCGATGAGATTGGTTTACGGACGAATAAGGAGCGTCAAGTGTTCAGTGAGATGTCCGACGTGTGGGACTATATCCAATATTATCAGACTCATCGTTCGGATTTGCCATATGAAATTGACGGTATCGTTATTAAGGTCAATCAGTTCAGTCAACAAGAAGCAATGGGGTATACGGTGAAAGCACCGAAGTGGGCTATTGCGTTCAAGTTTCCAGCAGAAGAAGCTTTTACGACTCTTCGAGAAATCGAATGGACGGTAGGAAGAACAGGTGTTGTGACGCCGACCGCCATTATGGATCCCGTTCAATTAGCGGGTACGACGGTCTCACGAGCCAGCTTACACAATGTTGACTTAATTAAGGCCAAAGATGTCCGCCTAGAAGATCGTGTCGTTGTGCGTAAGGCTGGGGATATTATTCCCGAAGTCGTTCGTGTTGATGAAGAAGCACGTGGAGCGGATAGTACACCGTATGAAATTCCAACACAATGTCCTGTTTGTCAGAGCGAATTAGTTCACTTGGATGATGAGGTTGCGCTACGCTGCATTAATCCAAGTTGTATCGCCCAACAAAAGGAACGTGCCATTCACTTCGTCTCACGTAATGCTATGAATATTGATGGGTTAGGGCCTCAACTTATCTCACAATTATTCGAAGCGGCATTAATTCAAGATACAGCTGATTTATACACTCTTAAGCGCGAAGAATTGATTGCCTTAGACCGCATCGGCGAGAAGTCAGCTGATAATCTTCTTCATGCAATCGAGCAGTCGAAAGATAATTCATTGGAACGGTTATTATTTGGCTTAGGTATTCGCTTTGTTGGATCGAAAGCAGCTACTTTGCTGGCAGAGCATTTTCAGCAGATGGACACAGTGATGACAGCGACTGCAGCTGAGATTACTGCGATTGATGGACTCGGTGATGTGATCGCTCAGAGTGTTGTAGAATTTTTCCAATTAGAGGAGACCCACCACTTAATTGACAAATATAAACAAGCGCAAGTGAAGATGATCTATGAAGGAACGAATGCCGCTGAAGAGGCGGGCATCGGGACAGAGAATGATTTTTTCAAGGATAAGACGGTTGTTATAACCGGGAAATTAGAGCAATTTAAGCGGTCAGAATTGAAGGCCATCTTATCTGACTTGGGAGCAAAAGTTGTCGGTAGTGTATCGGGAAATACGGATCTATTAATCGCCGGTGAAGCAGCTGGTAGCAAATTGGATAAAGCACAAGCACTTGATGTTGAAGTATGGGATGAAGAACGATTAATAGAGCGATTACGTTAA
- a CDS encoding CamS family sex pheromone protein — MRQYKKWLPIIGATVILGACNVLPRGHVERQASTPTRQDAPITDGQVVVDQPHNHYYRPLIDDEGHYPPSENRGLTLTLNSDINLNLFETDLLRLSMQHFSTDQYFIQEGQLLIEETVSNWLGRESEDNPSGLNPPEGEGASPLYLASILEHDFYTHNGQDFELSGMTIGLAMNGSYETDEGVQEIPQGEMIEQAQQIAGAVIARIRESDKIGSVPIVVGVYEQADSNDLSGGTYILEGLNQVESDEIEWTTLNEERLLFPLDGDTTDEGNTFRNFQEDVETVFPSLNGIYARAHYIDETLASLTIHVTTKFYGRGEVIALTQYLETAATNHLPDHARIQIEVESLNGLESFLNREVGEERFKSHVLY, encoded by the coding sequence GTGAGACAATATAAAAAATGGTTGCCGATTATTGGGGCAACAGTTATCTTAGGAGCCTGTAATGTACTTCCACGTGGTCATGTAGAACGTCAAGCTTCTACCCCAACTAGGCAAGATGCCCCGATTACGGATGGACAAGTTGTTGTAGACCAACCGCACAATCATTATTACAGACCATTGATAGATGATGAAGGACATTACCCACCTAGTGAAAATAGAGGGTTAACGTTGACACTCAATTCGGATATTAATTTAAATTTATTTGAAACAGATTTATTACGGTTATCCATGCAACATTTTTCAACGGACCAGTACTTTATTCAAGAAGGGCAGTTACTGATCGAAGAAACAGTGTCAAATTGGCTAGGACGGGAATCTGAAGATAATCCATCTGGGCTGAATCCACCTGAGGGCGAGGGAGCTTCACCACTATATTTGGCGTCTATTTTAGAGCATGATTTTTATACCCATAATGGACAAGATTTTGAATTAAGTGGGATGACGATCGGTTTGGCGATGAATGGGAGTTATGAGACGGATGAAGGTGTTCAAGAAATTCCGCAAGGTGAGATGATTGAACAAGCACAGCAAATTGCTGGAGCGGTCATAGCTCGTATTCGCGAGAGCGATAAGATCGGAAGTGTGCCCATTGTCGTCGGGGTGTACGAACAGGCGGATAGCAACGATTTAAGTGGGGGCACGTATATTTTAGAAGGTCTGAACCAAGTGGAGTCAGATGAGATTGAGTGGACCACTTTAAATGAAGAGCGCTTGCTTTTCCCGCTAGACGGAGATACTACGGATGAAGGGAATACATTCCGCAACTTTCAAGAGGATGTCGAGACCGTTTTTCCAAGTCTGAATGGTATCTATGCCCGGGCTCATTATATTGATGAGACGTTAGCCAGCTTAACTATTCATGTGACGACTAAATTTTACGGACGTGGCGAAGTGATTGCATTGACTCAGTATTTAGAAACAGCAGCGACTAATCACTTACCAGATCACGCACGGATTCAAATAGAAGTTGAGTCACTGAATGGCTTGGAGAGTTTCTTAAATCGTGAAGTCGGCGAAGAACGCTTCAAGTCCCATGTCTTATATTAG
- the gatC gene encoding Asp-tRNA(Asn)/Glu-tRNA(Gln) amidotransferase subunit GatC yields MTVSKETMEQTIQLAKLDYPADKLELLIGEMQSIVELVEILDELDTSDVKPTYHGIDLESVMRDDEAVNELDRQALLDNAPAQKDGFIQVPNVMNDEGGQA; encoded by the coding sequence ATGACAGTTAGTAAAGAAACGATGGAGCAAACCATTCAATTAGCTAAGTTAGACTATCCAGCAGATAAACTGGAATTATTAATTGGAGAAATGCAAAGCATTGTAGAATTAGTAGAAATTTTAGATGAATTAGATACGAGCGATGTGAAGCCAACCTATCACGGAATTGATTTGGAATCAGTGATGCGCGATGATGAAGCAGTCAATGAACTTGATCGTCAAGCATTGCTAGATAATGCACCAGCACAGAAGGATGGCTTTATCCAGGTGCCAAATGTGATGAATGATGAAGGAGGACAAGCTTAA
- the gatA gene encoding Asp-tRNA(Asn)/Glu-tRNA(Gln) amidotransferase subunit GatA, which translates to MTTEYKTIDQLHELLVSGELTAVELVESLYERVQEVDKKVGAFLTLDKEIALKQARRIDEQGIDPNNPLSGIPIGIKDNIVTKEGTTSAASKMLEGFQSVYDATTIKKLKEAGMISFGKLNMDEFAMGGSTENSAYQLTRNPWNLDKVPGGSSGGSAAAVAAGLVPAALGTDTGGSIRQPAAYNGVVGLKPTYGRVSRYGLIAFGSSLDQIGPLTRTVRDNALVLNALSGYDEQDSTSAPRESEDFTRKIGESIKGKTIGIPKELLNQSHAKNDIIDTVKAAIEVFKDLGATIKEVSLEHVKYGVAAYYILSSSEASSNLQRFDGIHYGYRNDDAESLEEVYVKSRSAGFGDEVKRRILLGTFSLSSGYYDAYFEKAARARTLIIEDFKKAFSDVDVILTPASLTEAYTIGKRVKDPVKMYKADEMTVTVNLAGIPAMSIPCGFINEMPVGLQLIGKHFDEATLYQFAAAFEATTDYHQQIPTFKGGE; encoded by the coding sequence ATGACGACTGAATACAAGACAATTGATCAATTACACGAATTGCTAGTAAGTGGCGAACTGACAGCAGTTGAATTAGTCGAGTCGCTATATGAGCGGGTACAAGAGGTTGATAAGAAAGTAGGGGCATTTTTAACACTGGATAAAGAAATTGCTCTAAAACAAGCACGCCGCATCGATGAACAAGGCATTGACCCCAATAATCCATTATCGGGGATTCCTATCGGGATTAAAGATAACATTGTGACAAAAGAAGGAACAACTTCGGCAGCTTCTAAAATGTTGGAAGGCTTCCAGTCAGTCTATGATGCCACAACTATTAAGAAGTTAAAAGAAGCGGGTATGATTTCATTCGGGAAATTAAATATGGATGAATTCGCAATGGGTGGATCAACGGAAAACTCAGCTTATCAATTAACGCGCAACCCGTGGAATCTTGATAAAGTACCAGGTGGATCATCGGGAGGTTCAGCAGCAGCAGTGGCAGCGGGATTGGTTCCAGCAGCATTGGGAACAGATACGGGTGGATCGATTCGGCAGCCGGCTGCATATAATGGTGTTGTTGGGTTGAAACCTACTTATGGACGCGTTTCGCGTTACGGCTTGATTGCATTTGGTTCAAGCTTGGATCAGATTGGGCCACTGACACGAACAGTTCGCGATAATGCTTTAGTCTTGAACGCACTAAGTGGCTATGATGAGCAGGATTCTACATCCGCACCGCGCGAATCAGAAGATTTCACACGAAAAATTGGTGAGTCCATTAAAGGCAAAACAATCGGTATTCCGAAAGAATTATTGAATCAATCGCACGCTAAGAACGATATTATTGATACAGTGAAAGCGGCAATTGAAGTATTTAAAGACTTAGGTGCTACTATTAAAGAAGTTTCGCTTGAGCACGTCAAATATGGTGTTGCAGCTTACTATATTCTCTCTAGTTCAGAAGCCTCTAGTAACTTACAACGTTTCGACGGTATTCACTATGGCTACCGCAATGATGACGCTGAATCATTGGAAGAGGTATACGTCAAGAGCCGTTCAGCAGGGTTTGGCGATGAAGTGAAGCGTCGTATCTTGCTAGGGACATTCTCACTCAGCAGTGGGTATTATGATGCCTACTTCGAAAAAGCAGCTAGAGCACGCACACTGATTATTGAAGACTTCAAGAAGGCTTTTAGTGATGTCGATGTGATTCTAACACCTGCATCATTGACAGAAGCATACACCATTGGGAAGCGGGTAAAAGATCCCGTTAAGATGTATAAAGCGGACGAAATGACCGTTACTGTCAACTTAGCTGGTATTCCAGCGATGTCCATTCCATGTGGCTTTATTAATGAGATGCCGGTTGGATTGCAGTTAATCGGTAAGCATTTCGATGAAGCGACACTTTACCAATTCGCGGCCGCATTTGAAGCAACTACCGACTATCACCAGCAAATACCAACCTTTAAAGGGGGAGAATAA
- the gatB gene encoding Asp-tRNA(Asn)/Glu-tRNA(Gln) amidotransferase subunit GatB gives MNFETIIGLECHVELKTNSKMFSPTPAEFGAEPNENTNEIDWGYPGVLPKVNKRAIEFGMKAALALNCDITKNTKFDRKNYFYPDNPKAYQISQFDRPIGVNGYIDIEVDGEKKRIRIERVHLEEDAGKNMHRPDGYSYVDLNRQGTPLIEIVSEADIRSPEEAQAYLEKLKQIIQYTGVSDVKMEEGSMRADANISLRPFGQEKFGVKTELKNLNSFNNVRKGLTYEVARQEKELLAGKELLQETRRFDEHTGKTVLMRVKEGAADYRYFPEPDLPRLIIEQDWIDRVRDSLPELADERVKRYVNELGISNYDAETLTASVEMSDFFDATVVAGADAKQAVNWLMGDILAYLNKEQVELADTELTPGALAEMIQLIEDGTISSKIGKKVYLELIKEGSDNVNALVEEKGWVQLSDPAKLTPIIEEILDNNQQSVDDFKDGKDRAKGFLVGQIMKETRGKANPQVVQKLLAEALANR, from the coding sequence ATGAATTTTGAAACAATTATTGGATTAGAATGTCACGTCGAACTAAAAACGAACTCAAAAATGTTCTCACCCACACCAGCTGAATTTGGTGCTGAACCGAATGAGAACACAAATGAAATTGACTGGGGCTATCCGGGTGTCTTGCCAAAAGTGAATAAACGGGCGATTGAGTTCGGGATGAAAGCCGCCTTAGCGCTTAATTGCGATATTACGAAAAACACGAAATTTGATCGTAAAAACTACTTCTACCCAGATAATCCAAAGGCATACCAAATCTCACAGTTTGACCGCCCGATCGGAGTAAATGGTTATATTGATATTGAAGTAGACGGTGAGAAAAAACGAATCCGTATCGAACGGGTGCACCTAGAAGAAGATGCCGGAAAAAATATGCACCGACCAGATGGGTATTCTTATGTTGACTTAAACCGTCAAGGCACACCGTTGATCGAGATTGTTTCCGAAGCAGATATCCGTTCACCCGAAGAAGCACAAGCCTATCTTGAAAAATTAAAACAAATTATTCAATATACGGGTGTATCCGATGTGAAGATGGAAGAAGGATCCATGCGAGCGGACGCGAATATTTCCTTGCGACCATTTGGCCAAGAAAAATTCGGCGTGAAAACAGAACTTAAAAACTTAAACTCATTTAATAACGTGCGCAAAGGGTTAACTTATGAAGTGGCGCGACAAGAAAAAGAACTCTTAGCGGGTAAAGAATTATTGCAAGAAACACGTCGCTTTGATGAACATACTGGCAAAACAGTTCTTATGCGAGTGAAAGAAGGGGCGGCAGACTACCGTTACTTCCCTGAACCCGACTTACCACGCTTAATTATCGAACAAGACTGGATTGACCGCGTAAGAGATAGCTTACCGGAACTAGCGGACGAGCGGGTGAAGCGTTACGTCAATGAGCTAGGTATCTCTAACTACGATGCTGAAACGTTGACGGCTAGCGTTGAGATGTCTGACTTCTTCGATGCGACGGTTGTAGCCGGAGCGGATGCTAAGCAAGCTGTTAACTGGTTAATGGGAGACATATTAGCTTACTTGAACAAAGAACAAGTTGAACTAGCTGATACGGAGTTGACGCCAGGCGCATTAGCTGAGATGATTCAATTAATTGAAGATGGCACCATATCATCCAAAATTGGTAAAAAAGTTTACCTGGAATTGATCAAAGAAGGTAGCGATAATGTTAATGCCTTAGTGGAAGAAAAAGGATGGGTTCAGTTATCAGATCCGGCGAAATTAACACCAATTATTGAAGAAATCTTAGATAATAACCAACAATCTGTGGATGATTTCAAAGATGGAAAAGATCGAGCAAAAGGCTTCTTAGTCGGACAAATTATGAAAGAAACACGTGGAAAAGCAAACCCACAAGTAGTCCAAAAACTATTAGCAGAAGCTTTAGCTAACCGCTAA